The genome window TTCTAATGCTTTAGCGTGTAATTTATCTACGGCTTCTTTACTTGATGCAGACAAAGCCACCATTACACCATTCCCCACAGTGGCATTGCTTTCATCGAATGGTTTAGTCACGGTAAATAAAGGTTTTCCTTCACCAAAACTCCACGCAGTCAATCGTTCAGCATCAAATGCTTTAGAAGCACCCATTTCTTTGAAAATAATATCGTAAAATGAAGCAGCCCTTACTAAATCATTTGTTCCAATGGTGATATAACCTATCATATCCTTCCTCTTCGCTGATGCTCACTGAGCACATAACGCCTCACTAAGAGACAAATAATTGTTGGCTAAAGTGGTGAGGCACGAACAAAAGCCAACTGTTTTTTATCCGATTGAATGCCTTGTTATATACCTTTTATTACAAAGTAAAGTATAGAAAAAAACCAACACAGAATATTGCTAAATAGGTAAATGTACGGCCTATTTTCTGTGCGTCTTCACTTTCTTTAATTCGTTTTCTTTTCGGTGCTTTCTGTCCTATGGCCCATGTTCCAACACCAATAGGAACAACTAAATAGAGAAAACCAATTATTGGATTACCAAATGAAATTTCATTAAATAGCTTACCGCATTCATCATAACAAGAATTAGAAATCACTCTTGCTAACGCATATTGCGGAAAAAATAATATTAGAAGTACGATTCCTTTTATCTTCACCATACCCTCATAGGTATATAACGCCCGAATAATGGGCAAATAATTGTTGGTTAAAATATTGAGGAACGAAAACAGCCAACTGTTTGTTGTCCTTGTTTAATTTCTTGTTATATTTCAAATACGTGCCCAGACCATTTGTCATTTAGTTTTTCGGCTACAACAAGAGCATTTTCATTCTCAGAGGCACTAGCAAGTAATCCTGTATTTGACCAAATTGCACTTTTACCGGTAGGAACCCAATTACCAGTTGGTTGATTATGATTAGCCATTGCAACAAGAATATTATATTTCTTAGCATAATCAGCCATTACTGCAGTATCAGCATCATAGCCACCTGCTGTAATTAATACTCCAGCAACATAGACAGACGCACCTAATTCAGAGCAAGTATGTACATGGTTTGTATTATTGGTATCAGCACAGATCGCATTCGCAATTTTCGTGTTACCAATAGTTATTAACTTATGATTAGTTCCATAATTAAAGTATACCTCTTCACCTGAATGCAGGTGCATTTTTTCATAAGTATCAACTGCGCCTAATTCGGAAATTACAATAAGTCCGATTTTTGGTAAACCATTCGACTGCAAGGGAGCACCAACACC of Thalassotalea fonticola contains these proteins:
- a CDS encoding VOC family protein, with protein sequence MIGYITIGTNDLVRAASFYDIIFKEMGASKAFDAERLTAWSFGEGKPLFTVTKPFDESNATVGNGVMVALSASSKEAVDKLHAKALELGATTEGGPYLKGSNFYVGYFRDLDGNKLNFHCYI
- a CDS encoding carbon-nitrogen hydrolase family protein, translated to MPNLKIAVAQVASVKGDVDENISTHLKAVKKASELGVSYVVFPELSLTGYEPEIAAHLAFSSDDKRLKPLIASAIKYNIKIGVGAPLQSNGLPKIGLIVISELGAVDTYEKMHLHSGEEVYFNYGTNHKLITIGNTKIANAICADTNNTNHVHTCSELGASVYVAGVLITAGGYDADTAVMADYAKKYNILVAMANHNQPTGNWVPTGKSAIWSNTGLLASASENENALVVAEKLNDKWSGHVFEI